AGGGCTGGGCCAGTTTGGTGTTGCCGGTCGTGGCCTTGGCACTGCCGATGGTGGCCTACATCGCGCGTTTGATGCGGGGGAGCATGATTGAAGTATTGCGCAGCAACTACATTCGTACCGCACATGCCAAAGGCTTGCCGACTTGGCTGGTTATTTTCCGCCACGCGATGAAACCGGCCCTGTTGCCCGTGGTCTCCTACCTCGGACCCGCCATGGCCGGCGTCATTACCGGCTCGGTCGTCATCGAGAGCATCTTCGGTATTCCGGGGATCGGGCGCTACTTCGTCCAGGGTGCATTGAACCGCGATTATACCCTGGTGATGGGGGTGGTCGTTTTCTATGGCACGCTGATCATTCTGTTCAACTTTTTCGTGGATTTGCTCTATGCGGTGCTGGATCCACGGGTCAGGTATTAAGTTCGTGTCACAGTCCAACGTATCCGTTCCATCAGCACTCGAAGGGCATCCCGTGAAGGGCCGCAGCCTTTGGGTCGACGCCGGGCGCCGCCTGCGGGCCAATCGCGCCGCCATGGTGAGTTTGGCAATCCTCATGACACTCGCGATTCTGGTTACCATCGGACCGTGGCTCAGTCCCTACGATTACGAGACCAGCGATTGGGACGCGATTCTGCTGACACCGTCTTTGACCTCGGGCCATATCTTTGGAACCGATTTTTTGGGACGCGATTTGTTTGCCCGGACCTTGTACGGCGGGCGGATATCATTGTTGGTCGGTGTGGCGGCGACCTTGGTCAGTTTGATCATCGGCATCAGCTACGGCGCCACGGCCGGTTACCTGGGTGGCCGGGTGGATAGCATCATGATGCGGATCGTGGATATTCTCTACGCCATGCCGTTTATGTTTTTCGTCATCTTGCTGATGGTCATCTTCGGCCGCAACATTTTGCTCATTTTCGCCGCCATCGGCGCCATCAACTGGTTGGATATGGCCCGCATCGTCCGCGGTCAGACCTTGAGTTTGAAACAGCGCGAATTTGTCGAAGCGGCGCAGGCTTATGGTGTTTCCAGTTTCGATATTTTACGTCGCCATGTCATTCCCAACCTCCTGGGGGTGGTGGTGGTTTATGTGACGCTGACCATCCCCCAAGTGATATTGGTGGAGTCGTTTTTGTCTTTTCTCGGTCTTGGCGTTCAAGAGCCCCAAACCAGCTGGGGAGCGCTGGTCAATGACGGCGCACAGCAGATGGAAACCGCACCATGGCTGCTCGTGTTCCCGGCGCTGTTTCTGGCACTGACCTTGTTTTGTTTTAATTTTATCGGCGACGGGCTGCGAGATGCCCTGGATCCCAAGGACCGCTAGCGGTGCTTTTGGACGTACAAGATCTCAGCGTGACTTTTGGCACGCCCGACGGCGCCGTGCCGGCGGTTCGAAATCTCAGTTTTACTCTGGATCAAGGCGAAACCCTGGGAATCGTCGGTGAATCCGGCTCTGGTAAGAGCCAGTCGGTACTCAGCATGATGGGATTACTGGCCGACAATGCTCAGGCCAGCGGATCGGTGCGCTTCGCGGGCGAGGAGTTGCTCGGCATGCCCGTTTCCGATCTTAACCGGTTGCGGGGCTCGCGGATTGCCATGGTGTTTCAGGACCCCATGACGTCCCTCAATCCCTATCTGACGGTAGGGCAACAAATGGCCGAGGTGTTGACCCGACACAAGGGCGTGTCCCGCGCCGTGGCCCGCCAGGAAGTGTTGCGCATGCTCGATGCCGTGCGCATCCCCGAAGGGATCTGCCGGATCGATCAATATCCCCACGAGTTTTCGGGGGGGATGCGGCAACGGGTGATGATCGCCATGGGCTTGCTGTGTCGGCCGCAGCTATTGATTGCAGACGAACCGACCACGGCACTGGACGTGACAGTCCAGGCACAAATCGTAGAGTTGTTGCGAGATCTTCGCACCGAGTTCAACACGGCCATCATCCTGATCACCCACGATTTGGGTGTGGTGGCCGGATTGTGCGACCGGCTATTGGTGATGTATGCCGGCGAAGCAGTGGAGTCCGGAAGTGTTCACGAGGTATTCGGCGATACCCGCCACCCGTACACCATGGGTTTGTTGGATTCGCTGCCTCGCCTGAGCAGTGTCGGGGAGCGTTTGCTGACCATTCCGGGCCAACCGCCCGATCCCCGCGCCTTGCCCAGCGGTTGCCCCTTCCACCCGCGCTGTCGCCATCGGGTCGCGATTTGCGATCGCCAGATTCCGGCGCTGACCGAGCCGCAGCCCGGTCATTTCAAGCGCTGCCATCTCGCGTTGGAATCCCATGAACGATAGTCCACTGCTGGAAGTCCGCGATCTGGCGGTCCATTTCCCCTGTCCGCGACCAAGCCTGTTTGGTGAGCGGCCGTATCTTCGGGCCGTCGACGGGCTGAGCTTCGAGGTTGGCGTAGGCGAAACGCTGGGCATCGTTGGCGAATCGGGATGCGGAAAATCCACCCTGGCACGTGGAATCTTGGGTTTGCTGCCGGTCAGCAGCGGCGAGGTGTTGTTGGAAGGTGAGTCCATCACCGGATTATCCAAAACTGCCAAGCACCGGCTTCGGCAGAAAGCCCAGATCATATTTCAGGATCCGCTGGCGTCCTTGAATCCCCGGATGACGGTGGGGCAGATTGTGGCCGAGCCGCTGTGGACATTCAGGCCCGATCTCGGACGTGACGCGACCCGGCGTGAGGTGGTGAAAACCTTGGAGCGTGTGGGCTTGTCCGAGCGCCACCTGAATGGCTATCCCCATGAGTTCTCCGGCGGGCAGTGCCAGCGCATCGGTATCGCGAGGGCGCTGATTCTGGGGCCCAAACTATTGATCTGCGATGAACCGGTATCGGCTCTGGATGTGTCTATTCAGGCGCAGATCGTCAATCTCTTGCAGGATTTGCAGGCGGAGATGTCTCTGACCTTGCTGTTCATCGCGCACGATCTGTCGGTGGTTCGTCATATCAGCCAGCGAATCATGGTCATGTATCTCGGTCGCGTGGTGGAGCTGGCGGACCGGGATGCCCTGTTTTCCCAGCCGGCGCATCCTTATACGCAGGCGCTGATTCAGTCCATTCCCTTGCCGGATCCCGAGATGGCGCGTGTTCGCCCGCCGGCCCTGGAAGGCGATCTACCCTCTCCCATTAACCCGCCGAGCGGTTGCCGGTTCCGCACTCGATGCACCTATGCCCGGTCTCAATGTGCCGAGACCGCCCCGCCCCTGCGTGAGTTGATACCCGGCCATCGGGTGGCCTGCCACTTTGCCGAGGAAATCGGTGAGTCGGTCCCCACACTGGCCTCTTAGCGCTTCTCGGTCAGGGCGTTGCCGGGCCCGGTGGTCTGCATCGCCCGAAACGCGGCGCAGGGATCTTCCGCCCGATGTCGTGGCTCGGTAAACCAGATGAAATCATAACCGGAGGACGCCGAAAGAGCCGGGGCCGGGTCTTCCGCGGCGGTTTCGATCAAGGCCACGGTGGTGACCTCGGTGTCATCCGCTTGTCGCCGGACGAATGCCGGAACACCCCAGCGCCGGTCCAGGTGACCGTTGCCGGTCAGCAAAACGCCACCGCCAGCCGTGGCGCGGGTCAGCAGTTGTCGGGCCATATAGGCATCTCGGACGTGCTGCGCGGCGACCATGCCAGGTAAGGCTGTTGGGGGGAGGGCATCGCAATGTGCCGCCGAGAGTAGCGCCGCGAGCGCGTCCTCCAGCGGGGCCGGAAACGCTGTTTCAATGGCCAGTTCCGCCTGCACCTCAGGTGCTAGCACGTCGATTCCGTCTTTGGCGACTTGTTTGATGATCCCCCGGGGAAGATCCGCGGGAGCCAGCGGCATTCGGGCATCCAGCGCTGCCTGAACCACCGGGCGATACAGTGACCAGTCCGGCCAGCCCCGCTCCTCCCACTGCACCTCGGCACCGAGCGCACCGGCATCGGTCGGGTGTTCACGCAGGTAGTTCGCCAGCGCGGGCTGTTCTTCCGTGGTGAGCATTTCCAGTAACAGCGTGCGCGGTGGACCTTGCCTTGCCAGCCCTTCGATCAGGCGCGTTTGGATTCGATGATGGACGGGGTGGTCATGGATTTCACCCAACACGATCAAAGGTGCCGTGGCCAAGCGCGCATGAAGATCAGTCTCTGTGATCCATCGACCTTCCCGGGTATCCCAGATCTTCGGTTCACTGGCCGCTGCATAGCCCGTCGATTCCACGATCAACATCACCACCAGGGCAAGAACACGTTTCCATTGCGTACTCATGTCTCTAGTCTACGCTGATGGAGACTTGCCGGCGTGCAGGCCGGAAGTTCTGATGAATCAAAACGCCCATCCGCGGACCGGGACGGATCGAGGTTCCGCGCGCAAGTAAGGAGACGAGGATGACGCAAGATGGCGTAGTCAGGGTTCCGTATCGTGACTGGCTCGGGGTGGAGGGACTTGCCGTGAGTGAGCGCGGCATCCGCCTTCATCTGCCCTATCGGGCGCAGAATTCCAACATGGGTGGTGCCTTGCATGGCGGTGTTTCCGCTTCACTCATTAATTTGGCCGCGCGTGAGGCGGTGCTGCAAACGGTACCCGACGTTCAGGCTGCCCAGGTGCAAGTCGTCAATCAAAACGTGCACTATCTGGCCGCGGCCGTGCAACAAGCCGTGGTGGCGGAGGGGCGGGTGGTGAAAACTGGCAAAGGCATTGTTTTCGTTGATGTTCACGTTTTGACCACCGATGAAGAGCCGCTCGCGGTCGGACAGGTGATTGTTCGTATCGCGCAAACGGCCCCGCACTACGCCATCGATCCCGTCGAGGTTCGGCCGGGAGAATTCGTGGAAGGCGATAACCAATCCAGCGCCATGGGCAAGCTGCTCACCGGCTCCGGTTTTATCGGCCATTTGGGAATTGCCATTGAGCACATGGCCGCCGGGCGGGCGAAGCTCACGCTTCCTTATCGCGACGAGATCGGCGACGGAAAAGGCCAGCTGCACGATGGCGCGGTGGCCGCTTTAATCGACACCGCTGGGGCCATGGCGGCTTGGGCTTCCTTAGCCGCCGGTGCAAAGCGGGCTTCCACGCCGGCGATCAACGTGAGCTTCTTCGCCTCCGGTGGGTCGGACGAGGCGTTGACCGCGCTGGCACAGGCACAGTGGGAGCGTGATGAGATGTTCCTGAGCCGCGTGTTAGTGGTGGGCGCCGAAACCGGTCGGGCGGTGGCCGAAGGGACCGTTTGCTATCGCATTGTGCTCAGCTGATCGCGGACGGATCTGCCGAATCAGTGGGTATCAGTGCGGCCAGCTGTGCCTCCCGTTCCCGGAGTTCAGCCGGGTCCTGGCCGGTGAGGGTGATGTGGCCGAGCTTGCGGCCGGGCCGGGCGGCCTTGCCATAGCGATGGATGTGGGCGCCGGGAACGGCTGCGACCTGTGCCAGCGGCGGCTCTTTACCGATACAGTTGAACATCACGCTATCACCCCGGGCGCTGGGATCGCCGAGGGGTAGACCGGCGATGGCCCGCAGATGGTTTTCGAACTGGCTGGTGCGGGCGCCCTCGATGGTCCAATGCCCCGAGTTGTGTACCCGTGGCGCGAATTCGTTGGCCAGCAACCCGTCTTTGCAAACAAAACATTCCAGTGCCAGTACCCCCACGTAATCCAGCACATTCAGGAGTCGGTCCATGTAACTTTGGGCTTGGGTTTCCAGCTCGGGCGCACGATAAGGGGCACGAGAAACCCGCAGGATGCCCCCGGAATGCTGATTTTCGCTCAAAGGGTAGAAGGCGGTCTGGCCGTCGCGTCCGCGCACGGCAATGATGGACAGTTCCCGTTCGAATTGAACAAAACCTTCCAGCAGCAAAGCCTGGCCGCCCAGTTCGGTCCAGGCCCGGTCCAAATCGGCGGCCTCGCGAAGTAGAAACTGACCTTTGCCGTCATAGCCGAAGCGGCGGGTTTTGAGCAGGGCTGGCAGGCCGAGGGCTGCCACGCCCTCAGTGAGATCCTCGCGGGTGTCCACGGGGAAATAGGGTGCCGTGGGAATGTCCAAGTCCGTGAAGAGCGATTTCTCGGCCAAACGATCTTGGGATTTCTCAAGCGCCAAGTGGGGCGGGAAACAGGGCAGGCGGGTGGACAGATAGCGAGCGGACTCCACCGGCACGTTTTCGAAATCGAAGGTGACCACGTCCACCTGCGCGGCGAGTTGGTCC
The Pseudomonadota bacterium genome window above contains:
- a CDS encoding ABC transporter permease subunit — its product is MKFVSQSNVSVPSALEGHPVKGRSLWVDAGRRLRANRAAMVSLAILMTLAILVTIGPWLSPYDYETSDWDAILLTPSLTSGHIFGTDFLGRDLFARTLYGGRISLLVGVAATLVSLIIGISYGATAGYLGGRVDSIMMRIVDILYAMPFMFFVILLMVIFGRNILLIFAAIGAINWLDMARIVRGQTLSLKQREFVEAAQAYGVSSFDILRRHVIPNLLGVVVVYVTLTIPQVILVESFLSFLGLGVQEPQTSWGALVNDGAQQMETAPWLLVFPALFLALTLFCFNFIGDGLRDALDPKDR
- a CDS encoding oligopeptide/dipeptide ABC transporter ATP-binding protein — protein: MLLDVQDLSVTFGTPDGAVPAVRNLSFTLDQGETLGIVGESGSGKSQSVLSMMGLLADNAQASGSVRFAGEELLGMPVSDLNRLRGSRIAMVFQDPMTSLNPYLTVGQQMAEVLTRHKGVSRAVARQEVLRMLDAVRIPEGICRIDQYPHEFSGGMRQRVMIAMGLLCRPQLLIADEPTTALDVTVQAQIVELLRDLRTEFNTAIILITHDLGVVAGLCDRLLVMYAGEAVESGSVHEVFGDTRHPYTMGLLDSLPRLSSVGERLLTIPGQPPDPRALPSGCPFHPRCRHRVAICDRQIPALTEPQPGHFKRCHLALESHER
- a CDS encoding oligopeptide/dipeptide ABC transporter ATP-binding protein, yielding MNDSPLLEVRDLAVHFPCPRPSLFGERPYLRAVDGLSFEVGVGETLGIVGESGCGKSTLARGILGLLPVSSGEVLLEGESITGLSKTAKHRLRQKAQIIFQDPLASLNPRMTVGQIVAEPLWTFRPDLGRDATRREVVKTLERVGLSERHLNGYPHEFSGGQCQRIGIARALILGPKLLICDEPVSALDVSIQAQIVNLLQDLQAEMSLTLLFIAHDLSVVRHISQRIMVMYLGRVVELADRDALFSQPAHPYTQALIQSIPLPDPEMARVRPPALEGDLPSPINPPSGCRFRTRCTYARSQCAETAPPLRELIPGHRVACHFAEEIGESVPTLAS
- a CDS encoding ChaN family lipoprotein encodes the protein MSTQWKRVLALVVMLIVESTGYAAASEPKIWDTREGRWITETDLHARLATAPLIVLGEIHDHPVHHRIQTRLIEGLARQGPPRTLLLEMLTTEEQPALANYLREHPTDAGALGAEVQWEERGWPDWSLYRPVVQAALDARMPLAPADLPRGIIKQVAKDGIDVLAPEVQAELAIETAFPAPLEDALAALLSAAHCDALPPTALPGMVAAQHVRDAYMARQLLTRATAGGGVLLTGNGHLDRRWGVPAFVRRQADDTEVTTVALIETAAEDPAPALSASSGYDFIWFTEPRHRAEDPCAAFRAMQTTGPGNALTEKR
- a CDS encoding hotdog fold thioesterase, whose amino-acid sequence is MTQDGVVRVPYRDWLGVEGLAVSERGIRLHLPYRAQNSNMGGALHGGVSASLINLAAREAVLQTVPDVQAAQVQVVNQNVHYLAAAVQQAVVAEGRVVKTGKGIVFVDVHVLTTDEEPLAVGQVIVRIAQTAPHYAIDPVEVRPGEFVEGDNQSSAMGKLLTGSGFIGHLGIAIEHMAAGRAKLTLPYRDEIGDGKGQLHDGAVAALIDTAGAMAAWASLAAGAKRASTPAINVSFFASGGSDEALTALAQAQWERDEMFLSRVLVVGAETGRAVAEGTVCYRIVLS
- a CDS encoding 5-(carboxyamino)imidazole ribonucleotide synthase, whose product is MKIGILGGGQLAQMLALAGFPLGQRCVALDPKADAPAGQLVPLIVADYDDRAALDQLAAQVDVVTFDFENVPVESARYLSTRLPCFPPHLALEKSQDRLAEKSLFTDLDIPTAPYFPVDTREDLTEGVAALGLPALLKTRRFGYDGKGQFLLREAADLDRAWTELGGQALLLEGFVQFERELSIIAVRGRDGQTAFYPLSENQHSGGILRVSRAPYRAPELETQAQSYMDRLLNVLDYVGVLALECFVCKDGLLANEFAPRVHNSGHWTIEGARTSQFENHLRAIAGLPLGDPSARGDSVMFNCIGKEPPLAQVAAVPGAHIHRYGKAARPGRKLGHITLTGQDPAELREREAQLAALIPTDSADPSAIS